A genomic window from Punica granatum isolate Tunisia-2019 chromosome 2, ASM765513v2, whole genome shotgun sequence includes:
- the LOC116196031 gene encoding uncharacterized protein LOC116196031 isoform X2 produces MEAADTGDPWRCRPSLRAIQDDLPHVSFKPPTSSSASDCSSPQDKSTTTDGPNPHLPQDAKWWLLLRPDLGQQLNTLEAELSSLSGRYGTETAKYSKDHQLHEEFSAPTCMKDDTQSSVPPPSDHHSQDLEFDSLNCLAAGQAKKHSPEMELLWMGGKKAGPWWRSAGKDELASLVAQKSLEHIENCDLPQPQKKHFREQPSNYVHNVDRKSSISSTVELISEKGLSTQEIINSLSMDEIDSIASDSAWIRDVLDGTFSGSHSETVAEDQRNPQKGPENNYSTSQLLEALCHSQTRAREAEEAAQQAYTEKEHIVTLFFRQASQLFAYRQWIQLLQLESFYLQLKNRNLPAPDLSPGILPWVPQKGKTRVLEAPHKTGKRGHGKGRSAVGLAVGLGLAGAGFLLGWTMGWFLFSP; encoded by the exons ATGGAGGCAGCAGATACCGGAGATCCATGGCGCTGTAGGCCCAGTTTGCGGGCCATCCAAGATGATCTTCCCCATGTATCTTTCAAGCCACCAACATCGTCATCAGCATCCGACTGCAGTTCTCCTCAAGATAAGTCCACCACCACCGATGGGCCAAACCCGCACCTACCGCAAGATGCGAAGTGGTGGCTGCTTTTGCGACCCGACTTAGGGCAGCAGCTAAATACATTGGAGGCTGAACTTTCTTCCCTTAGTGGCCGATATGGGACTGAAACGGCCAAATACAGCAAGGATCATCAACTGCATGAAGAATTTTCTGCCCCTACCTGTATGAAGGACGATACTCAGTCTTCAGTACCGCCTCCGTCTGATCATCACTCTCAGGATTTGGAATTCGATAGTCTGAACTGTTTGGCTGCTGGCCAGGCCAAGAAGCACTCCCCTGAGATGGAATTGCTGTGGATGGGAGGTAAGAAGGCTGGACCATGGTGGAGAAGTGCGGGTAAGGATGAGCTGGCTTCCTTGGTTGCTCAGAAATCGCTCGAACATATTGAGAACTGTGATCTTCCACAACCTCAGAAGAAACATTTCAGGGAGCAGCCATCTAATTATGTACATAATGTTGATCGTAAAAGTTCGATATCTTCAACTGTAGAGTTGATCTCAGAGAAAGGTCTGAGCACACAGGAAATCATCAATTCACTGAGTATGGATGAAATAGACTCCATTGCTAGTGATAGTGCTTGGATTCGTGATGTCTTGGATGGAACCTTCAG TGGCAGTCACAGTGAAACTGTCGCCGAGGATCAGAGGAATCCGCAGAAAGGACCCGAGAACAATTATAGCACATCTCAGCTGTTAGAAGCTCTGTGCCACTCTCAGACACGTGCAAGGGAGGCTGAGGAAGCAGCCCAACAAGCATACACTGAGAAAGAGCATATCGTTACTCTCTTCTTCCGGCAAGCATCCCAGCTCTTTGCTTACAGACAGTGGATTCAGCTGTTGCAGCTCGAGAGCTTCTACCTCCAGCTGAAAAACAGAAATCTCCCAGCACCCGATCTTTCCCCGGGAATACTACCCTGGGTTCCACAAAAAGGGAAGACACGAGTGCTGGAAGCGCCACATAAAACTGGGAAGAGAGGGCATGGGAAGGGCAGATCCGCTGTTGGTCTTGCAGTGGGCTTAGGCCTCGCCGGTGCAGGCTTCCTTCTCGGTTGGACTATGGGTTGGTTTTTATTTTCCCCCTGA
- the LOC116196033 gene encoding uncharacterized protein LOC116196033: MPFCEASDNGGVKLFYRTYGGGPVKVLLIIGLAGTHDSWGPQIRGLTGTETPNDDEFSAAGPSSGGVAESEGACGGIEVCAFDNRGMGQSSVPAKKSSYTTRIMAKDAIALIDHLGWKAAHVFGHSMGAMIACKLAAMVPQRVLSLALLNVTGGGFECFPKLDKKTISVAVRFLRAKTPEQRAAVDLDTHYSEEYLDEYLGTDTRRAILYQQYVKAISSTGMQSHHGFEGQINACWTHKMTRAEIEVIRSAGFLVSVIHGRHDIIAQIYYARRLARKLYPAARMVDLHGGHLVSHERTEEVNQALLELIRASEMKISPQDWTNLPEKSSGWISTALLVRRTRTEGGRSVSVLYEVADRLRVFMLYLFGLFLLALEYGRKGIRSLKPVKVGSCLT; encoded by the exons ATGCCGTTCTGCGAGGCGAGCGACAATGGTGGCGTCAAGCTCTTCTACCGGACATACGGCGGCGGCCCCGTCAAGGTCCTCCTCATCATCGGATTAGCTGGGACCCACGATTCATGGGGCCCTCAGATCAGGGGGCTGACGGGCACGGAAACCCCCAACGACGACGAGTTCAGCGCAGCTGGTCCGAGCTCCGGTGGGGTCGCCGAGAGTGAGGGAGCTTGCGGTGGAATCGAGGTCTGCGCGTTCGACAACCGGGGAATGGGCCAGAGCTCCGTACCCGCCAAAAAATCCTCCTATAC GACAAGAATCATGGCAAAAGACGCCATTGCTTTAATCGATCACTTGGGATGGAAAGCAGCCCATGTCTTTGGTCATTCTATGG GAGCTATGATTGCTTGTAAATTGGCAGCAATGGTGCCCCAGAGAGTTTTATCATTGGCTTTGCTTAATGTGACTGGTGGAGGTTTTGAGTGTTTTCCCAAG CTTGACAAGAAAACCATATCCGTTGCAGTTCGCTTCTTGAGAGCTAAAACTCCTGAACAGAGGGCAGCTGTCGACTTGGACACCCATTACTCGGAG GAATATTTGGATGAATATCTAGGAACTGACACCAGGAGGGCAATCTTGTACCAA CAATACGTGAAAGCCATATCATCAACAGGAATGCAGTCACACCACGGCTTCGAGGGTCAAATCAATGCCTGTTGGACCCATAAAATGACACGAGCAGAGATAGAAGTGATCCGATCCGCTGGGTTTCTTGTGTCCGTCATTCACGGGAG GCATGACATAATTGCTCAAATATATTATGCAAGACGACTGGCAAGGAAGTTGTACCCTGCTGCAAGAATGGTAGACCTTCACGGAGGGCATCTAGTGAGTCACGAAAGAACTGAAGAG GTCAATCAGGCTCTTCTTGAGTTGATCAGAGCTTCGGAAATGAAGATCAGTCCTCAGGATTGGACTAATTTGCCCGAGAAGAGCTCAG GGTGGATAAGCACGGCATTGTTAGTAAGAAGAACAAGGACGGAGGGAGGAAGAAGTGTCTCAGTTCTGTACGAGGTAGCGGATAGGTTACGTGTTTTCATGTTATACCTTTTCGGTTTATTCTTGTTGGCGCTTGAGTATGGAAGAAAGGGGATAAGGAGCCTAAAACCAGTAAAGGTGGGGTCTTGCCTAACATAG
- the LOC116196031 gene encoding uncharacterized protein LOC116196031 isoform X1 has product MEAADTGDPWRCRPSLRAIQDDLPHVSFKPPTSSSASDCSSPQDKSTTTDGPNPHLPQDAKWWLLLRPDLGQQLNTLEAELSSLSGRYGTETAKYSKDHQLHEEFSAPTCMKDDTQSSVPPPSDHHSQDLEFDSLNCLAAGQAKKHSPEMELLWMGGKKAGPWWRSAGKDELASLVAQKSLEHIENCDLPQPQKKHFREQPSNYVHNVDRKSSISSTVELISEKGLSTQEIINSLSMDEIDSIASDSAWIRDVLDGTFSCGDIYTFIFHCSGSHSETVAEDQRNPQKGPENNYSTSQLLEALCHSQTRAREAEEAAQQAYTEKEHIVTLFFRQASQLFAYRQWIQLLQLESFYLQLKNRNLPAPDLSPGILPWVPQKGKTRVLEAPHKTGKRGHGKGRSAVGLAVGLGLAGAGFLLGWTMGWFLFSP; this is encoded by the exons ATGGAGGCAGCAGATACCGGAGATCCATGGCGCTGTAGGCCCAGTTTGCGGGCCATCCAAGATGATCTTCCCCATGTATCTTTCAAGCCACCAACATCGTCATCAGCATCCGACTGCAGTTCTCCTCAAGATAAGTCCACCACCACCGATGGGCCAAACCCGCACCTACCGCAAGATGCGAAGTGGTGGCTGCTTTTGCGACCCGACTTAGGGCAGCAGCTAAATACATTGGAGGCTGAACTTTCTTCCCTTAGTGGCCGATATGGGACTGAAACGGCCAAATACAGCAAGGATCATCAACTGCATGAAGAATTTTCTGCCCCTACCTGTATGAAGGACGATACTCAGTCTTCAGTACCGCCTCCGTCTGATCATCACTCTCAGGATTTGGAATTCGATAGTCTGAACTGTTTGGCTGCTGGCCAGGCCAAGAAGCACTCCCCTGAGATGGAATTGCTGTGGATGGGAGGTAAGAAGGCTGGACCATGGTGGAGAAGTGCGGGTAAGGATGAGCTGGCTTCCTTGGTTGCTCAGAAATCGCTCGAACATATTGAGAACTGTGATCTTCCACAACCTCAGAAGAAACATTTCAGGGAGCAGCCATCTAATTATGTACATAATGTTGATCGTAAAAGTTCGATATCTTCAACTGTAGAGTTGATCTCAGAGAAAGGTCTGAGCACACAGGAAATCATCAATTCACTGAGTATGGATGAAATAGACTCCATTGCTAGTGATAGTGCTTGGATTCGTGATGTCTTGGATGGAACCTTCAG CTGCGGTGATATATACACTTTTATCTTCCACTGCAGTGGCAGTCACAGTGAAACTGTCGCCGAGGATCAGAGGAATCCGCAGAAAGGACCCGAGAACAATTATAGCACATCTCAGCTGTTAGAAGCTCTGTGCCACTCTCAGACACGTGCAAGGGAGGCTGAGGAAGCAGCCCAACAAGCATACACTGAGAAAGAGCATATCGTTACTCTCTTCTTCCGGCAAGCATCCCAGCTCTTTGCTTACAGACAGTGGATTCAGCTGTTGCAGCTCGAGAGCTTCTACCTCCAGCTGAAAAACAGAAATCTCCCAGCACCCGATCTTTCCCCGGGAATACTACCCTGGGTTCCACAAAAAGGGAAGACACGAGTGCTGGAAGCGCCACATAAAACTGGGAAGAGAGGGCATGGGAAGGGCAGATCCGCTGTTGGTCTTGCAGTGGGCTTAGGCCTCGCCGGTGCAGGCTTCCTTCTCGGTTGGACTATGGGTTGGTTTTTATTTTCCCCCTGA